In Geotalea uraniireducens, the genomic window CACAAATATTCAGATTAGAATACATATGGGAAATATTACTCACTGCCTCGATAATATATCTATCTTCCGTACCTATCAAATAAACCGATTTACCTTGCTGCTCCGCTGATTCAAAAACAACGCGTGCCAACGAAGTCATATCAAAACTTTGACGTTCGCATTTATATAAAAGGAATAGACGCAAAAAAACAACTAATGCGATCCCGTCAGGATAAATATTGAACTTATTAAATAACTCTGGTGATTTACGTGCAATCAAATACGAATATGGGTTTAAAAACGTGTTAAGCCTCGGAAGCTTAAAATTTCTATCAAAGGAATGTCTAAAGGTAATCATTGCAATTATATCACTGTCCAACAATATCATTAAAACGTTTAGC contains:
- a CDS encoding WecB/TagA/CpsF family glycosyltransferase, with product MDSDIIAMITFRHSFDRNFKLPRLNTFLNPYSYLIARKSPELFNKFNIYPDGIALVVFLRLFLLYKCERQSFDMTSLARVVFESAEQQGKSVYLIGTEDRYIIEAVSNISHMYSNLNICGFRNGFFYDQNDRSEALNDIYVMSPDIVVVGMGTPAQEQFLYDLWRIGWRGIGFTCGGFFHQSAKSLDYYPCWMDKLHLRWLYRIFDEPKLFKRYAFQYPRFIWYFTLDCISCYLQNR